The Corvus moneduloides isolate bCorMon1 chromosome 18, bCorMon1.pri, whole genome shotgun sequence genome window below encodes:
- the NAA25 gene encoding N-alpha-acetyltransferase 25, NatB auxiliary subunit isoform X2 — MAARGHVQDPNDRRLRPIYDYLDNGNNKMAIQQADKLLKKHKDLHCAKVLKAIGLQRTGKQDEAYALAQEVAALEPTDDNSLQALTILYREMHRPELVTKLYEAAVKKVPNSEEYHSHLFMAYARVGEYKKMQQAGMALYKIVPKNPYYFWSVMSLIMQSISAQDENLSKTMFLPLAERMVEKMVKEDKIEAEAEVELYYMILERLEKYKEALDVVRGKLGEKLTSELQSRENKCMAMYKKLHRWPECNALARRLLLKNSDDWQFYITYFDSVFQLIDESWTPPAEEEHSLEGEVHCSIEQAVNFIEERITEESKSSRPLRGPYLAKLELIRRLRHRGCNDEYKLGDPEELMFQYFKKFGDKPCCFTDLKVFVDLLPPSQYTKFIRQLLDVIPLAAAAENEVALPGDIKALQQHLCVVQLSRLLGIYHAMEKKQKLAVVRELMLRYRHGLEFGKSCLKTELQFSDYYCLLAVHLLLDLWLEGEEAAVWQCLTLLEEGLSHSPSNAQFKLLLIRIYCRLGAFEPVSELYSSLDAKHIQHDTIGYLLTRYAGSLGHYAAASQSCNFALRFFHSNQKDTSEYIIQAYKYGAFEKIPEFIAFRNRLNSSLHFAQVRTERMLLDLLLEANISTSLEESIKSMSLSPEEDDIPWKDLRDNRDLTVLFSWDPKDRDISEEHRKLSLEEETLWLRIRSLTLRLVSGLPTLGHTIQPKNSEKTAENGVSSKIDTIRALLQQLEAAVDSGKKFLEQKIQYPVLGPPPTRMAGFFSNGSCQCQTSLFYLVSDIYELDTNGLDSAEIQERIGNSFKSLVERLTDLFNKCKGDLIEVRDGTLKTHPNLLENLVFFVETISIALWVSSYCDSVLRPFKSNLQKKKKKKKESSVAMPPVFTHFLDYVTELQTLTSNVIDHIKGLEIILTALKLEELSFKDTLLLQEEKKFTKTVQGKVQSSYHHSVQEIGELLKKRLDTIKKLKI, encoded by the exons ATGGCGGCGCGGGGCCATGTGCAGGACCCCAACGACCGCCGCCTGCGGCCCATCTACG ATTATCTCGATAATGGCAATAATAAAATGGCAATCCAGCAAGCAGATAAACTGCTCAAAAAGCACAAGGACCTTCACTGTGCCAAG GTGCTGAAGGCCATTGGCTTGCAGAGGACTGGCAAGCAGGATGAAGCCTATGCCCTGGCACAAGAAGTAGCAGCACTTGAACCCACAGATGATAATTCCTTGCAAGCACTGACCATTCTCTACCGGGAAATGCACAGAC CCGAGCTGGTGACTAAACTTTATGAGGCAGCTGTGAAGAAGGTCCCCAACAGTGAAGAGTATCACTCCCACCTCTTCATGGCCTATGCCAGGGTTGGAGAATACAAGAAGATGCAACAG gctgGAATGGCACTTTATAAGATTGTTCCCAAAAATCCCTATTATTTTTGGTCCGTGATGAGCCTGATCATGCAG TCTATCTCAGCACAGGATGAAAACCTCTCCAAGACGATGTTTTTGCCACTTGCTGAGAGAATGGTGGAAAAAATGGTGAAAGAGGATAAGATTGAAGCTGAGGCTGAA GTGGAACTGTACTACATGATCCTGGAACGTTTGGAGAAGTATAAGGAAGCCTTAGATGTTGTGAGGGGAAAACTTGGAG AGAAGCTGACGAGTGAGCTGCAGAGCCGGGAGAACAAGTGCATGGCCATGTACAAGAAGCTGCACAGGTGGCCCGAGTGCAACGCGCTggccaggaggctgctgctcaAAAA CTCAGATGATTGGCAGTTTTATATAACATACTTTGATTCAGTGTTTCAACTCATTGATGAATCCTGGACGCCTccagcagaggaagagca TTCTCTGGAAGGAGAGGTGCACTGCTCCATCGAGCAGGCTGTGAACTTCATCGAGGAGAGGATAACGGAGGAGTCCAAGAGCTCCCGGCCGCTCCGGGGACCGTATTTGGCCAAACTGGAGCTGATCAGGCGCCTGCGACACAGAGGCTGCAACGATGAGTACAAACTGG GTGATCCAGAAGAACTAATGTTCCAATACTTCAAAAAATTTGGGGACAAGCCCTGTTGTTTTACTGATCTCAAAGTGTTTGTGGATCTCCTTCCACCCAGCCAATACACAAAG TTCATCCGGCAGCTGCTGGACGTGATCCcgctggcggcggcggccgagAACGAGGTGGCTCTGCCTGGTGACATCaaggccctgcagcagcacctgtgtgtggtgcagctctccaggctcctgGGGATCTACCACGCCAtggagaagaagcagaagctgGCGGTGGTGCGGGAGCTGATGCTGCGGTACCGCCACGGGCTGGAGTTCG ggAAATCTTGTTTGAAAACTGAATTGCAGTTTTCAGATTATTACTGCCTGCTTGCAGTTCACCTGCTGCTTGATCTGTGGCTGGAAG GTGAAGAGGCGGCCGTGTGGCAGTGCCTGACTCTCCTGGAGGAAGGGCTGTCTCACAGTCCCTCCAATGCTCAGTTTAAGCTGCTGCTCATCCGGATCTACTGCCGGCTCGGCGCCTTCGAGCCCGTCTCGGAGCTCTACTCCAGCCTCGACGCCAAGCACATCCAGCACGACACCATCGG TTATCTCCTGACGCGCTACGCCGGCTCCCTGGGCCACTACGCTGCTGCTTCCCAATCCTGCAActttgcactcaggtttttcCACTCCAACCAGAAAGAT ACCTCAGAATACATCATCCAAGCCTACAAGTACGGGGCGTTCGAGAAGATCCCGGAATTCATCGCGTTTAGGAACAGGCTGAACTCCTCCCTTCACTTCGCACAGGTTCGCACCGAGCGGATGTTGTTGGACCTCTTACTTGAAGCAAATAT ATCGACCAGTTTAGAAGAAAGTATAAAGTCCATGAGTCTGAGCCCAGAGGAGGATGACATTCCATGGAAAGATCTGCGAGACAACAGAGACCTGACAGTCCTGTTTAGCTGGGATCCAAAAGACAG GGACATTTCTGAGGAACATCGGAAGCTCTCCCTGGAAGAGGAAACCCTGTGGTTGCGAATCCGGTCCTTAACTTTGAGGCTGGTGAGCGGACTCCCAACTCTTGGTCACACCATCCAACCAAAGAACTCTGAAAAGACTGCAGAGAACGGTGTCTCATCCAAGATTGACACGATCcgagccctgctgcagcagctggaagcagcgGTGGATTCAGGGAAGAAGTTTCTAGAACAAAAAATCCAG TATCCTGTCCTTGGCCCTCCTCCTACCCGAATGGCTGGCTTCTTCAGCAATGGCAGCTGTCAGTGCCAGACTAGCTTGTTTTATCTTGTTAGTGATATTTATGAACTAGATACCAATGGCTTAG attCCGCAGAAATCCAGGAAAGAATAGGGAATAGTTTCAAGTCTTTAGTAGAACGACTGACAG aCTTGTTCAATAAATGTAAAGGTGATTTGATTGAAGTCAGAGATGGCACCTTGAAAACTCATCCAAACCTGCTAGAAAATTTAGTCTTCTTTGTTGAg ACGATCTCCATTGCCCTGTGGGTATCGAGTTACTGTGACAGTGTCCTCCGACCTTTTAAATCCAAcctgcaaaaaaagaagaagaaaaaaaaagaaagcagtgtaGCAATG cCACCTGTATTTACCCATTTCCTGGATTATGTAACTGAACTCCAGACATTAACTTCCAATGTAATAGATCATATCAAAGGGCTTGAAATCATTCTGACTGCACTAAAACTTGAAGAGCTGTCCTTCAAGGACACTCTGCTTTTACAG gaagaaaaaaagtttacaaAGACTGTGCAAGGGAAGGTCCAGAGCAGTTACCATCACTCAGTTCAGGAAATTGGAGAGCTGCTGAAAAAGAGACTCGATACCATTAAAAAACTAAAGATTTGA
- the NAA25 gene encoding N-alpha-acetyltransferase 25, NatB auxiliary subunit isoform X1, with protein sequence MAARGHVQDPNDRRLRPIYDYLDNGNNKMAIQQADKLLKKHKDLHCAKVLKAIGLQRTGKQDEAYALAQEVAALEPTDDNSLQALTILYREMHRPELVTKLYEAAVKKVPNSEEYHSHLFMAYARVGEYKKMQQAGMALYKIVPKNPYYFWSVMSLIMQSISAQDENLSKTMFLPLAERMVEKMVKEDKIEAEAEVELYYMILERLEKYKEALDVVRGKLGEKLTSELQSRENKCMAMYKKLHRWPECNALARRLLLKNSDDWQFYITYFDSVFQLIDESWTPPAEEEHSLEGEVHCSIEQAVNFIEERITEESKSSRPLRGPYLAKLELIRRLRHRGCNDEYKLGDPEELMFQYFKKFGDKPCCFTDLKVFVDLLPPSQYTKFIRQLLDVIPLAAAAENEVALPGDIKALQQHLCVVQLSRLLGIYHAMEKKQKLAVVRELMLRYRHGLEFGKSCLKTELQFSDYYCLLAVHLLLDLWLEGEEAAVWQCLTLLEEGLSHSPSNAQFKLLLIRIYCRLGAFEPVSELYSSLDAKHIQHDTIGYLLTRYAGSLGHYAAASQSCNFALRFFHSNQKDTSEYIIQAYKYGAFEKIPEFIAFRNRLNSSLHFAQVRTERMLLDLLLEANISTSLEESIKSMSLSPEEDDIPWKDLRDNRDLTVLFSWDPKDRDISEEHRKLSLEEETLWLRIRSLTLRLVSGLPTLGHTIQPKNSEKTAENGVSSKIDTIRALLQQLEAAVDSGKKFLEQKIQYPVLGPPPTRMAGFFSNGSCQCQTSLFYLVSDIYELDTNGLEDSAEIQERIGNSFKSLVERLTDLFNKCKGDLIEVRDGTLKTHPNLLENLVFFVETISIALWVSSYCDSVLRPFKSNLQKKKKKKKESSVAMPPVFTHFLDYVTELQTLTSNVIDHIKGLEIILTALKLEELSFKDTLLLQEEKKFTKTVQGKVQSSYHHSVQEIGELLKKRLDTIKKLKI encoded by the exons ATGGCGGCGCGGGGCCATGTGCAGGACCCCAACGACCGCCGCCTGCGGCCCATCTACG ATTATCTCGATAATGGCAATAATAAAATGGCAATCCAGCAAGCAGATAAACTGCTCAAAAAGCACAAGGACCTTCACTGTGCCAAG GTGCTGAAGGCCATTGGCTTGCAGAGGACTGGCAAGCAGGATGAAGCCTATGCCCTGGCACAAGAAGTAGCAGCACTTGAACCCACAGATGATAATTCCTTGCAAGCACTGACCATTCTCTACCGGGAAATGCACAGAC CCGAGCTGGTGACTAAACTTTATGAGGCAGCTGTGAAGAAGGTCCCCAACAGTGAAGAGTATCACTCCCACCTCTTCATGGCCTATGCCAGGGTTGGAGAATACAAGAAGATGCAACAG gctgGAATGGCACTTTATAAGATTGTTCCCAAAAATCCCTATTATTTTTGGTCCGTGATGAGCCTGATCATGCAG TCTATCTCAGCACAGGATGAAAACCTCTCCAAGACGATGTTTTTGCCACTTGCTGAGAGAATGGTGGAAAAAATGGTGAAAGAGGATAAGATTGAAGCTGAGGCTGAA GTGGAACTGTACTACATGATCCTGGAACGTTTGGAGAAGTATAAGGAAGCCTTAGATGTTGTGAGGGGAAAACTTGGAG AGAAGCTGACGAGTGAGCTGCAGAGCCGGGAGAACAAGTGCATGGCCATGTACAAGAAGCTGCACAGGTGGCCCGAGTGCAACGCGCTggccaggaggctgctgctcaAAAA CTCAGATGATTGGCAGTTTTATATAACATACTTTGATTCAGTGTTTCAACTCATTGATGAATCCTGGACGCCTccagcagaggaagagca TTCTCTGGAAGGAGAGGTGCACTGCTCCATCGAGCAGGCTGTGAACTTCATCGAGGAGAGGATAACGGAGGAGTCCAAGAGCTCCCGGCCGCTCCGGGGACCGTATTTGGCCAAACTGGAGCTGATCAGGCGCCTGCGACACAGAGGCTGCAACGATGAGTACAAACTGG GTGATCCAGAAGAACTAATGTTCCAATACTTCAAAAAATTTGGGGACAAGCCCTGTTGTTTTACTGATCTCAAAGTGTTTGTGGATCTCCTTCCACCCAGCCAATACACAAAG TTCATCCGGCAGCTGCTGGACGTGATCCcgctggcggcggcggccgagAACGAGGTGGCTCTGCCTGGTGACATCaaggccctgcagcagcacctgtgtgtggtgcagctctccaggctcctgGGGATCTACCACGCCAtggagaagaagcagaagctgGCGGTGGTGCGGGAGCTGATGCTGCGGTACCGCCACGGGCTGGAGTTCG ggAAATCTTGTTTGAAAACTGAATTGCAGTTTTCAGATTATTACTGCCTGCTTGCAGTTCACCTGCTGCTTGATCTGTGGCTGGAAG GTGAAGAGGCGGCCGTGTGGCAGTGCCTGACTCTCCTGGAGGAAGGGCTGTCTCACAGTCCCTCCAATGCTCAGTTTAAGCTGCTGCTCATCCGGATCTACTGCCGGCTCGGCGCCTTCGAGCCCGTCTCGGAGCTCTACTCCAGCCTCGACGCCAAGCACATCCAGCACGACACCATCGG TTATCTCCTGACGCGCTACGCCGGCTCCCTGGGCCACTACGCTGCTGCTTCCCAATCCTGCAActttgcactcaggtttttcCACTCCAACCAGAAAGAT ACCTCAGAATACATCATCCAAGCCTACAAGTACGGGGCGTTCGAGAAGATCCCGGAATTCATCGCGTTTAGGAACAGGCTGAACTCCTCCCTTCACTTCGCACAGGTTCGCACCGAGCGGATGTTGTTGGACCTCTTACTTGAAGCAAATAT ATCGACCAGTTTAGAAGAAAGTATAAAGTCCATGAGTCTGAGCCCAGAGGAGGATGACATTCCATGGAAAGATCTGCGAGACAACAGAGACCTGACAGTCCTGTTTAGCTGGGATCCAAAAGACAG GGACATTTCTGAGGAACATCGGAAGCTCTCCCTGGAAGAGGAAACCCTGTGGTTGCGAATCCGGTCCTTAACTTTGAGGCTGGTGAGCGGACTCCCAACTCTTGGTCACACCATCCAACCAAAGAACTCTGAAAAGACTGCAGAGAACGGTGTCTCATCCAAGATTGACACGATCcgagccctgctgcagcagctggaagcagcgGTGGATTCAGGGAAGAAGTTTCTAGAACAAAAAATCCAG TATCCTGTCCTTGGCCCTCCTCCTACCCGAATGGCTGGCTTCTTCAGCAATGGCAGCTGTCAGTGCCAGACTAGCTTGTTTTATCTTGTTAGTGATATTTATGAACTAGATACCAATGGCTTAG aagattCCGCAGAAATCCAGGAAAGAATAGGGAATAGTTTCAAGTCTTTAGTAGAACGACTGACAG aCTTGTTCAATAAATGTAAAGGTGATTTGATTGAAGTCAGAGATGGCACCTTGAAAACTCATCCAAACCTGCTAGAAAATTTAGTCTTCTTTGTTGAg ACGATCTCCATTGCCCTGTGGGTATCGAGTTACTGTGACAGTGTCCTCCGACCTTTTAAATCCAAcctgcaaaaaaagaagaagaaaaaaaaagaaagcagtgtaGCAATG cCACCTGTATTTACCCATTTCCTGGATTATGTAACTGAACTCCAGACATTAACTTCCAATGTAATAGATCATATCAAAGGGCTTGAAATCATTCTGACTGCACTAAAACTTGAAGAGCTGTCCTTCAAGGACACTCTGCTTTTACAG gaagaaaaaaagtttacaaAGACTGTGCAAGGGAAGGTCCAGAGCAGTTACCATCACTCAGTTCAGGAAATTGGAGAGCTGCTGAAAAAGAGACTCGATACCATTAAAAAACTAAAGATTTGA
- the NAA25 gene encoding N-alpha-acetyltransferase 25, NatB auxiliary subunit isoform X3 translates to MAARGHVQDPNDRRLRPIYDYLDNGNNKMAIQQADKLLKKHKDLHCAKVLKAIGLQRTGKQDEAYALAQEVAALEPTDDNSLQALTILYREMHRPELVTKLYEAAVKKVPNSEEYHSHLFMAYARVGEYKKMQQAGMALYKIVPKNPYYFWSVMSLIMQVELYYMILERLEKYKEALDVVRGKLGEKLTSELQSRENKCMAMYKKLHRWPECNALARRLLLKNSDDWQFYITYFDSVFQLIDESWTPPAEEEHSLEGEVHCSIEQAVNFIEERITEESKSSRPLRGPYLAKLELIRRLRHRGCNDEYKLGDPEELMFQYFKKFGDKPCCFTDLKVFVDLLPPSQYTKFIRQLLDVIPLAAAAENEVALPGDIKALQQHLCVVQLSRLLGIYHAMEKKQKLAVVRELMLRYRHGLEFGKSCLKTELQFSDYYCLLAVHLLLDLWLEGEEAAVWQCLTLLEEGLSHSPSNAQFKLLLIRIYCRLGAFEPVSELYSSLDAKHIQHDTIGYLLTRYAGSLGHYAAASQSCNFALRFFHSNQKDTSEYIIQAYKYGAFEKIPEFIAFRNRLNSSLHFAQVRTERMLLDLLLEANISTSLEESIKSMSLSPEEDDIPWKDLRDNRDLTVLFSWDPKDRDISEEHRKLSLEEETLWLRIRSLTLRLVSGLPTLGHTIQPKNSEKTAENGVSSKIDTIRALLQQLEAAVDSGKKFLEQKIQYPVLGPPPTRMAGFFSNGSCQCQTSLFYLVSDIYELDTNGLEDSAEIQERIGNSFKSLVERLTDLFNKCKGDLIEVRDGTLKTHPNLLENLVFFVETISIALWVSSYCDSVLRPFKSNLQKKKKKKKESSVAMPPVFTHFLDYVTELQTLTSNVIDHIKGLEIILTALKLEELSFKDTLLLQEEKKFTKTVQGKVQSSYHHSVQEIGELLKKRLDTIKKLKI, encoded by the exons ATGGCGGCGCGGGGCCATGTGCAGGACCCCAACGACCGCCGCCTGCGGCCCATCTACG ATTATCTCGATAATGGCAATAATAAAATGGCAATCCAGCAAGCAGATAAACTGCTCAAAAAGCACAAGGACCTTCACTGTGCCAAG GTGCTGAAGGCCATTGGCTTGCAGAGGACTGGCAAGCAGGATGAAGCCTATGCCCTGGCACAAGAAGTAGCAGCACTTGAACCCACAGATGATAATTCCTTGCAAGCACTGACCATTCTCTACCGGGAAATGCACAGAC CCGAGCTGGTGACTAAACTTTATGAGGCAGCTGTGAAGAAGGTCCCCAACAGTGAAGAGTATCACTCCCACCTCTTCATGGCCTATGCCAGGGTTGGAGAATACAAGAAGATGCAACAG gctgGAATGGCACTTTATAAGATTGTTCCCAAAAATCCCTATTATTTTTGGTCCGTGATGAGCCTGATCATGCAG GTGGAACTGTACTACATGATCCTGGAACGTTTGGAGAAGTATAAGGAAGCCTTAGATGTTGTGAGGGGAAAACTTGGAG AGAAGCTGACGAGTGAGCTGCAGAGCCGGGAGAACAAGTGCATGGCCATGTACAAGAAGCTGCACAGGTGGCCCGAGTGCAACGCGCTggccaggaggctgctgctcaAAAA CTCAGATGATTGGCAGTTTTATATAACATACTTTGATTCAGTGTTTCAACTCATTGATGAATCCTGGACGCCTccagcagaggaagagca TTCTCTGGAAGGAGAGGTGCACTGCTCCATCGAGCAGGCTGTGAACTTCATCGAGGAGAGGATAACGGAGGAGTCCAAGAGCTCCCGGCCGCTCCGGGGACCGTATTTGGCCAAACTGGAGCTGATCAGGCGCCTGCGACACAGAGGCTGCAACGATGAGTACAAACTGG GTGATCCAGAAGAACTAATGTTCCAATACTTCAAAAAATTTGGGGACAAGCCCTGTTGTTTTACTGATCTCAAAGTGTTTGTGGATCTCCTTCCACCCAGCCAATACACAAAG TTCATCCGGCAGCTGCTGGACGTGATCCcgctggcggcggcggccgagAACGAGGTGGCTCTGCCTGGTGACATCaaggccctgcagcagcacctgtgtgtggtgcagctctccaggctcctgGGGATCTACCACGCCAtggagaagaagcagaagctgGCGGTGGTGCGGGAGCTGATGCTGCGGTACCGCCACGGGCTGGAGTTCG ggAAATCTTGTTTGAAAACTGAATTGCAGTTTTCAGATTATTACTGCCTGCTTGCAGTTCACCTGCTGCTTGATCTGTGGCTGGAAG GTGAAGAGGCGGCCGTGTGGCAGTGCCTGACTCTCCTGGAGGAAGGGCTGTCTCACAGTCCCTCCAATGCTCAGTTTAAGCTGCTGCTCATCCGGATCTACTGCCGGCTCGGCGCCTTCGAGCCCGTCTCGGAGCTCTACTCCAGCCTCGACGCCAAGCACATCCAGCACGACACCATCGG TTATCTCCTGACGCGCTACGCCGGCTCCCTGGGCCACTACGCTGCTGCTTCCCAATCCTGCAActttgcactcaggtttttcCACTCCAACCAGAAAGAT ACCTCAGAATACATCATCCAAGCCTACAAGTACGGGGCGTTCGAGAAGATCCCGGAATTCATCGCGTTTAGGAACAGGCTGAACTCCTCCCTTCACTTCGCACAGGTTCGCACCGAGCGGATGTTGTTGGACCTCTTACTTGAAGCAAATAT ATCGACCAGTTTAGAAGAAAGTATAAAGTCCATGAGTCTGAGCCCAGAGGAGGATGACATTCCATGGAAAGATCTGCGAGACAACAGAGACCTGACAGTCCTGTTTAGCTGGGATCCAAAAGACAG GGACATTTCTGAGGAACATCGGAAGCTCTCCCTGGAAGAGGAAACCCTGTGGTTGCGAATCCGGTCCTTAACTTTGAGGCTGGTGAGCGGACTCCCAACTCTTGGTCACACCATCCAACCAAAGAACTCTGAAAAGACTGCAGAGAACGGTGTCTCATCCAAGATTGACACGATCcgagccctgctgcagcagctggaagcagcgGTGGATTCAGGGAAGAAGTTTCTAGAACAAAAAATCCAG TATCCTGTCCTTGGCCCTCCTCCTACCCGAATGGCTGGCTTCTTCAGCAATGGCAGCTGTCAGTGCCAGACTAGCTTGTTTTATCTTGTTAGTGATATTTATGAACTAGATACCAATGGCTTAG aagattCCGCAGAAATCCAGGAAAGAATAGGGAATAGTTTCAAGTCTTTAGTAGAACGACTGACAG aCTTGTTCAATAAATGTAAAGGTGATTTGATTGAAGTCAGAGATGGCACCTTGAAAACTCATCCAAACCTGCTAGAAAATTTAGTCTTCTTTGTTGAg ACGATCTCCATTGCCCTGTGGGTATCGAGTTACTGTGACAGTGTCCTCCGACCTTTTAAATCCAAcctgcaaaaaaagaagaagaaaaaaaaagaaagcagtgtaGCAATG cCACCTGTATTTACCCATTTCCTGGATTATGTAACTGAACTCCAGACATTAACTTCCAATGTAATAGATCATATCAAAGGGCTTGAAATCATTCTGACTGCACTAAAACTTGAAGAGCTGTCCTTCAAGGACACTCTGCTTTTACAG gaagaaaaaaagtttacaaAGACTGTGCAAGGGAAGGTCCAGAGCAGTTACCATCACTCAGTTCAGGAAATTGGAGAGCTGCTGAAAAAGAGACTCGATACCATTAAAAAACTAAAGATTTGA